Proteins from a single region of Catenulispora acidiphila DSM 44928:
- a CDS encoding helix-turn-helix transcriptional regulator, giving the protein MSTSVGMRGIIIRNDDLRSVRAPVCGVTDRLTRSRRSWLAGRLESGIGHADAAFRTDCTECAEPCSQYAGLWLAMLLSQIRRVDRAVRALDAVDISAAARGDRPLATAATLVRAKVEAAAGRFDTATALAAAGLREAEEVGLKSWTPLGNFVIALTAVRQGDLATALRYAQRMEEDAVFGRKMLPPGQAAWAILQIAEAEQGWEKVAARAAELLDSGHVIRQLLISEPAAAPWLVRLMLKSGERALAQEGVWASRRLAAVNPGVRSTAAAALHAVALYEADMEKLASAAELHVDQWARASAVEDVGAVLTDRKGDRGRAALILEDARGAYAQIGALRDAARVKSRLRGINTIVPAQDQGLPASGVAGLTRTEYAIAKLVAGGLTNGQAAEQLYLSRHTVAFHLRKIFRKLGVASRVQLARLWAELDSGGGLEPGAAG; this is encoded by the coding sequence ATGAGTACGAGTGTCGGAATGCGCGGCATCATCATCAGGAACGACGATCTGCGGTCCGTCCGGGCGCCGGTCTGCGGGGTGACCGACCGCTTGACGCGGTCGCGCAGGTCCTGGCTGGCCGGCCGGCTGGAGAGTGGGATCGGCCACGCCGACGCGGCGTTCCGCACGGACTGCACGGAGTGCGCCGAACCATGCAGCCAGTACGCAGGGCTCTGGCTGGCCATGCTGCTGTCTCAGATCCGCCGCGTCGACCGGGCCGTCCGGGCCCTCGACGCGGTCGACATATCCGCGGCCGCGCGCGGCGACCGGCCGCTGGCCACCGCCGCGACGCTGGTCCGCGCCAAGGTCGAGGCGGCGGCGGGCCGTTTCGACACCGCGACCGCGCTGGCCGCCGCCGGCCTGCGGGAGGCGGAGGAGGTCGGCCTGAAGTCCTGGACTCCGCTCGGGAACTTCGTGATCGCGTTAACCGCCGTGCGGCAGGGCGACCTGGCCACGGCGCTCCGCTACGCGCAGCGGATGGAGGAGGACGCCGTCTTCGGCCGCAAGATGCTGCCCCCGGGGCAGGCGGCCTGGGCAATCCTGCAGATCGCCGAGGCCGAACAGGGCTGGGAGAAGGTCGCGGCGCGGGCCGCCGAGCTGCTGGACTCCGGCCACGTCATCCGGCAGCTGCTGATCTCCGAACCGGCGGCGGCGCCCTGGCTGGTGCGGCTGATGCTCAAGTCCGGCGAGCGCGCTCTGGCCCAGGAGGGCGTGTGGGCCTCGCGCCGCCTGGCCGCGGTGAACCCCGGCGTCCGCTCCACGGCCGCCGCCGCCCTGCACGCCGTGGCGCTGTACGAGGCGGACATGGAGAAGCTCGCCTCCGCCGCGGAGCTGCACGTCGACCAGTGGGCGCGGGCCTCAGCGGTCGAAGACGTCGGCGCGGTGCTGACCGACCGGAAAGGAGACCGGGGGCGGGCGGCGCTGATCCTGGAGGACGCCCGCGGCGCCTACGCGCAGATCGGCGCCCTGCGGGACGCGGCCCGCGTCAAGAGCAGGCTCAGGGGGATCAACACCATCGTCCCGGCCCAGGACCAGGGACTGCCGGCGAGCGGTGTCGCCGGACTGACCAGGACCGAGTACGCCATCGCCAAGCTCGTCGCCGGCGGCCTGACCAACGGTCAGGCCGCCGAACAGTTGTATCTGTCCCGGCACACCGTCGCCTTCCACCTGCGGAAGATCTTCCGCAAGCTCGGCGTGGCCTCCCGCGTCCAGCTCGCGAGGCTGTGGGCCGAGCTGGACTCCGGCGGCGGCCTGGAGCCCGGGGCGGCCGGCTGA
- a CDS encoding MFS transporter, protein MTQSYERAAPPDDGPADPNRWRALTVCLVAGFMTLLDVSIVNVGLPQMEAGLRASPADVSWVRAGYTLTFGLVLVPSGKLGDALGRKRVFLLGLFLFTGVSLMCALSPTAQWLVVARLLQGVAGGLLNPQIIAMIQQLFRGSERGKAFGLYGGTVAVATAIGPLAGGLLIEAGGWRWMFLINLPIGVVGLVLGVLLVPKIPPRRRGRGMDLVGVALLGGGITSIMLPLIEQEQGGAAVHWWLLGLAAVLLVAFVFWERWWKGRGLDPLVNLSLLRTPSFGASSLVGLAYFAGYPGVLFILSLYLQQGRAYSALAAGATSMPFAVGSAISAAVSGRAVYRIGRVLVVAGLVAVLAGLIPAAVIIQHDTGGAVWARLFLPLLVAGLGSGLVIGPNQTLALQFVPPASSGTAAAMVQTGQRIGMSVGTAMAATMFFGHLKVLRHDYSGAASRSLYGAAALVTVALAAASVDLAAARRLRRRPATGQAAEVPGSRTGSAVVKRS, encoded by the coding sequence ATGACGCAGAGCTACGAACGCGCCGCGCCGCCCGATGACGGGCCCGCAGATCCGAACCGTTGGCGCGCCCTGACCGTGTGCCTGGTCGCCGGCTTCATGACCCTGCTCGACGTCAGCATCGTGAACGTCGGCCTCCCGCAGATGGAGGCCGGGCTGCGCGCCTCCCCGGCGGACGTCTCCTGGGTGCGCGCCGGCTACACCCTGACGTTCGGCCTGGTCCTGGTGCCCTCCGGGAAGCTCGGCGACGCCCTCGGCCGCAAACGCGTGTTCCTGCTCGGGCTCTTCCTGTTCACCGGGGTCAGCCTGATGTGCGCGCTCTCGCCCACCGCCCAGTGGCTCGTCGTCGCCCGCCTGCTCCAGGGGGTGGCCGGCGGCCTGCTGAACCCGCAGATCATCGCGATGATCCAGCAGCTGTTCCGGGGCAGCGAGCGCGGCAAGGCCTTCGGCCTGTACGGCGGCACCGTCGCCGTGGCCACGGCGATCGGCCCGCTGGCCGGCGGGCTGCTCATCGAGGCCGGCGGCTGGCGCTGGATGTTCCTGATCAACCTGCCGATCGGCGTGGTCGGCCTGGTGCTCGGCGTGCTGCTGGTGCCCAAGATCCCGCCCCGGCGGCGCGGCCGGGGGATGGACCTGGTCGGCGTGGCGCTGCTCGGCGGCGGCATCACCTCGATCATGCTGCCGCTCATCGAGCAGGAGCAGGGCGGCGCGGCGGTGCACTGGTGGCTGCTGGGCCTGGCGGCGGTGCTGCTGGTCGCCTTCGTGTTCTGGGAACGCTGGTGGAAGGGGCGCGGTCTGGACCCGCTGGTCAATCTCAGTCTGCTGCGAACGCCGTCGTTCGGCGCGAGCAGCCTGGTCGGGCTGGCCTACTTCGCCGGGTATCCCGGTGTGCTGTTCATCTTGTCCCTGTACCTGCAACAGGGGCGCGCCTATTCGGCGCTGGCGGCCGGCGCGACGAGCATGCCGTTCGCGGTGGGATCGGCGATCAGCGCGGCCGTCAGCGGGCGGGCCGTCTACCGCATCGGACGGGTGCTCGTGGTGGCCGGCCTGGTGGCCGTCCTGGCCGGCCTGATCCCGGCGGCCGTGATCATCCAGCACGACACCGGCGGCGCGGTCTGGGCGCGGTTGTTCCTCCCGCTGCTGGTGGCCGGGCTCGGCAGCGGCCTGGTCATCGGCCCGAACCAGACGCTGGCGCTCCAGTTCGTGCCGCCGGCCAGCAGCGGGACCGCGGCCGCGATGGTGCAGACCGGGCAGCGCATCGGCATGTCGGTGGGCACCGCCATGGCCGCCACGATGTTCTTCGGGCATCTGAAGGTCCTGCGTCACGACTACAGCGGCGCCGCGTCCCGAAGTCTGTACGGCGCCGCGGCGCTTGTCACGGTCGCCCTGGCCGCCGCGTCCGTCGACCTGGCCGCCGCGCGGCGGCTCCGGCGGCGTCCGGCCACGGGGCAGGCCGCGGAGGTGCCGGGCAGCCGGACGGGTTCGGCTGTGGTGAAAAGATCCTGA
- a CDS encoding TetR/AcrR family transcriptional regulator, which produces MSTENVDETAATRSIWERMALSPPVHRPVLTHALIAEAALRIADADGLEAVSMRRLATELGVSSMTCYRYVSGKDDVIELMLDTVRGGMLLDEDELAEPGEPGESAGRAEPAGSSHWRRVLRASAMRFRGVILMHPWMTDLPGRILFAPTPAFLAVAEQNLAAFDGLGLTAAQITDITGAVTAYTRAGTHDEVTRERLRAPEGWTSPRDAKDANTDRLAWLLANGDYPRYERSLHEGAPRHDEQARFEFGLDCLLDGIAARLSR; this is translated from the coding sequence ATGAGCACCGAGAACGTCGACGAGACAGCGGCCACCCGCTCGATCTGGGAGCGGATGGCCCTGTCCCCGCCGGTCCACCGCCCGGTGCTGACCCACGCCCTGATCGCCGAGGCGGCGCTGCGGATCGCCGACGCCGACGGCCTCGAGGCGGTGTCGATGCGAAGGCTCGCCACCGAGCTCGGGGTGTCGTCGATGACCTGCTACCGCTACGTCTCAGGCAAGGACGACGTCATAGAGCTGATGCTCGACACGGTCCGCGGCGGCATGCTCCTCGATGAGGACGAACTCGCCGAACCGGGCGAACCCGGCGAGTCGGCCGGGCGGGCTGAGCCTGCCGGCTCCAGCCACTGGCGGCGCGTCCTGCGGGCCTCGGCGATGCGCTTCCGCGGCGTCATCCTGATGCACCCTTGGATGACCGACCTGCCCGGCCGCATCCTGTTCGCCCCGACCCCGGCCTTCCTCGCCGTCGCCGAACAGAACCTCGCCGCCTTCGACGGCCTCGGCCTGACCGCGGCCCAGATCACCGACATCACCGGCGCGGTCACCGCCTACACCCGCGCCGGCACCCACGACGAGGTCACCCGCGAACGGCTGCGCGCCCCCGAGGGCTGGACCTCACCGCGGGACGCCAAGGACGCGAACACCGACCGCCTGGCCTGGCTGCTCGCGAACGGCGACTACCCCCGCTACGAGCGCTCCCTGCACGAGGGCGCCCCCCGCCACGACGAGCAGGCCCGCTTCGAATTCGGCCTCGACTGCCTCCTCGACGGCATCGCAGCGCGCCTCTCGCGCTGA
- a CDS encoding arabinofuranosidase catalytic domain-containing protein: MKLSHYRSWLSVGAAATIVAAAGAVSMTAAPTAQAAGGCQVDYSVSSQWQGGFGANVSITNLGVPTTGWTLTWTFSAGQTITQLWNGTDTQTGGDVAVTNAPYNGAIPTGGSTSFGFNGSWSTSNPAPVSFALNGTTCIGSGPSGTPTTTPSSPPTTTPSSPPSSTPSSTSSTPSTPPSSSSTRLPCDIYAAGGTPCVAAHSTVRALYSAYGGALYQVRRSSDNATKDISVLTPGGYANAATQDSFCAGTSCVITVVYDQSGHGNSVAYQGPGGAGGSDTPASATRESLTAAGHKVYDLYINPGNSYWHNGASSGMPVGSQPQGAYMVTSGLHVNSGCCFDYGNSETDRRADGAGAMDAINFSTSCWFGGCTGSGPWVQADLEYGLFPGGSSSWNPNQRAFADKYVTAMLKNNGSTQMALKGGSAQTGSLTTLWSGALPRGYNPMKQQGAIILGSGGDCCASNTNLSLGTFYEGAIVAGYPSDATDSAVQASIVAAGYQ, translated from the coding sequence GTGAAACTCAGCCACTATCGGTCCTGGCTGTCGGTCGGCGCCGCGGCCACGATCGTGGCCGCGGCGGGAGCCGTCAGCATGACGGCCGCGCCCACGGCTCAAGCCGCCGGCGGATGCCAGGTGGACTACAGCGTGTCCAGCCAGTGGCAGGGCGGCTTCGGGGCGAACGTCAGCATCACCAACCTCGGCGTCCCCACCACGGGATGGACCCTGACTTGGACATTCAGCGCCGGTCAGACCATCACGCAGCTGTGGAACGGCACTGACACCCAAACCGGCGGCGACGTCGCCGTGACGAACGCGCCCTACAACGGCGCCATCCCCACCGGCGGAAGCACCAGCTTCGGCTTCAACGGCTCGTGGTCCACGAGCAATCCGGCGCCGGTCAGCTTCGCGCTCAACGGGACCACCTGTATCGGTTCCGGTCCCTCGGGAACGCCGACCACCACGCCGTCGTCACCGCCCACCACCACGCCGTCGTCACCGCCGAGTTCCACCCCCTCATCGACTTCATCGACACCGTCCACGCCGCCGAGTTCCTCCTCGACCAGGCTGCCCTGCGACATCTACGCCGCCGGCGGCACCCCCTGCGTCGCGGCGCACAGCACGGTTCGAGCTCTGTACTCCGCCTACGGGGGAGCCCTGTACCAGGTACGGCGCTCCTCCGACAACGCCACCAAGGACATCAGCGTCCTAACACCCGGCGGATACGCGAATGCCGCGACTCAGGACTCGTTCTGTGCCGGAACCTCGTGTGTGATCACCGTCGTCTACGACCAGTCCGGCCATGGAAACAGCGTGGCCTACCAAGGGCCGGGCGGTGCGGGAGGCAGCGACACCCCGGCGAGCGCCACACGCGAATCGCTGACGGCAGCCGGGCACAAGGTGTACGACCTCTACATCAACCCGGGTAACAGCTACTGGCACAACGGGGCGTCCTCCGGCATGCCTGTCGGCAGCCAGCCGCAGGGCGCGTACATGGTGACCAGCGGCCTGCACGTCAACAGCGGCTGCTGTTTCGACTACGGCAACAGCGAGACGGACCGCCGAGCCGACGGCGCGGGCGCGATGGACGCCATCAACTTCAGCACGAGTTGCTGGTTCGGCGGATGCACCGGCAGCGGCCCGTGGGTTCAAGCCGACCTCGAATACGGCCTGTTCCCCGGTGGCAGCTCCTCCTGGAACCCGAACCAGCGCGCGTTCGCCGACAAGTACGTCACCGCGATGTTGAAGAACAACGGCTCCACGCAAATGGCGCTCAAGGGCGGTAGCGCACAGACGGGCAGCTTGACCACGCTCTGGAGCGGCGCCCTGCCGCGCGGATACAACCCGATGAAGCAGCAGGGCGCGATCATCCTCGGCAGCGGCGGTGACTGCTGTGCGAGCAACACCAACCTGAGTCTCGGCACCTTCTACGAGGGCGCGATCGTCGCGGGGTACCCGTCGGACGCCACCGACAGCGCGGTTCAGGCCAGCATCGTCGCGGCCGGATACCAGTAG
- the yidC gene encoding membrane protein insertase YidC, translated as MTVGVIDTVLNPIIWAVSFVMVLWHRVFGAIFGEGSSVSWVLSILFLTITIRAAMIPLFRKQIKSMQHMQRLQPQLQALQKKYKLDKQKLQQETMKLYKDNGTSPFASCIPILVQLPFFTALYRVLSHAASGRAVGALSQADATNIQHSTFFGAPIPLRFFTTQTYLNTAANGQFAHTSLVNLRIVALVMVVLYAASQFLTQRMMLTKNTNLDNSVPNPMMQSQKIMLYVMPVGMLFFGLSVQIGVVLYLMTTNVWTIGQQFYTLRNSPVPGSQAEKEMIARRKAKEAKKALAAAGNGPVSNTNTVSTADGKAHDDAPVSRQRAQPVRSTRRKRKR; from the coding sequence ATGACCGTGGGTGTCATCGACACAGTCCTCAACCCGATCATCTGGGCCGTCAGCTTCGTGATGGTCCTGTGGCACCGGGTCTTCGGCGCGATCTTCGGCGAGGGTTCCTCGGTCTCGTGGGTCCTGTCGATCCTCTTCCTGACGATCACGATCCGCGCGGCGATGATTCCGCTGTTCCGCAAGCAGATCAAGTCGATGCAGCACATGCAGCGCCTCCAGCCGCAGCTCCAAGCTCTGCAGAAGAAGTACAAGCTCGACAAACAGAAGCTTCAGCAGGAGACGATGAAGCTCTACAAGGACAACGGGACCAGCCCGTTCGCCTCCTGTATACCGATCTTGGTGCAGCTGCCGTTCTTCACCGCGCTGTACCGCGTGCTCAGCCACGCGGCGAGCGGCCGGGCCGTCGGCGCGCTCAGCCAGGCCGACGCCACCAACATCCAGCACTCGACGTTCTTCGGTGCGCCGATCCCGCTGCGGTTCTTCACCACGCAGACCTACTTGAACACCGCGGCGAACGGCCAGTTCGCGCACACGTCGCTGGTGAACCTGCGCATCGTCGCCCTCGTCATGGTCGTGCTCTACGCGGCCTCGCAGTTCCTGACCCAGCGCATGATGCTGACCAAGAACACGAACCTCGACAACTCCGTGCCGAACCCGATGATGCAGAGCCAGAAGATCATGCTCTACGTCATGCCGGTCGGCATGCTGTTCTTCGGCCTGAGCGTGCAGATCGGCGTCGTGCTGTACCTGATGACCACGAACGTGTGGACGATCGGCCAACAGTTCTACACACTGCGGAACAGCCCGGTACCGGGCAGCCAGGCCGAGAAGGAGATGATCGCCCGGCGGAAGGCGAAAGAGGCCAAGAAGGCCCTCGCCGCCGCGGGAAACGGTCCGGTCTCCAACACCAACACCGTGTCGACGGCCGACGGCAAGGCGCACGACGACGCCCCGGTCTCGCGCCAGCGGGCCCAGCCGGTCCGCAGCACTCGTCGCAAACGGAAGAGATGA
- a CDS encoding (2Fe-2S)-binding protein — translation MDTEITVQVDGVPRRLTVDTRSTLLDVLRERLAVTSVKKGCDHGQCGACTVLSGGRRVLSCLVLAVTQDGAQVVTAEGLASLAAADDGQLGDDLHPMQRAFIDCDAFQCGYCTPGQVVSAVGMLDEFARGWPSAVTGGTGAPRLDHAEVAERMSGNLCRCGAYVNIVSAVHQAAEASSAQRTAGTESAG, via the coding sequence ATGGATACCGAGATCACCGTGCAGGTCGACGGGGTTCCACGCCGGTTGACCGTCGACACGCGCTCGACGCTGCTCGATGTCCTGCGTGAACGGCTGGCGGTGACGAGCGTCAAGAAGGGCTGCGACCACGGGCAGTGTGGCGCGTGCACGGTGTTGTCCGGCGGACGGCGCGTGCTGAGCTGCCTGGTGCTCGCGGTCACCCAGGACGGAGCTCAGGTCGTCACCGCCGAAGGGCTCGCGTCCTTGGCGGCTGCCGATGACGGGCAGCTCGGCGACGATCTGCATCCGATGCAGCGGGCCTTCATCGACTGCGACGCGTTCCAGTGCGGCTACTGCACCCCGGGACAGGTCGTCTCCGCGGTCGGGATGCTCGACGAATTCGCGCGGGGCTGGCCGAGCGCCGTCACCGGCGGCACGGGAGCACCGCGCCTGGACCACGCCGAGGTGGCCGAGCGAATGAGCGGCAACCTGTGCCGCTGCGGAGCCTATGTCAACATCGTGTCCGCCGTTCACCAAGCCGCCGAGGCGTCCTCCGCCCAGCGGACGGCCGGGACGGAGTCGGCCGGATGA
- a CDS encoding FAD binding domain-containing protein, producing the protein MKPFDYRSPADAAEAVRSVAGDPTAVFLGGGTNLVDHLKLGVVEPGHVVGVADLLSAEIEELGEGGLRIGAGVSNSELAADPRVRERFPMLSQALLSGASAQLRNMATVGGNPLQRTRCVYFQDVTTPCNKREPGSGCSALGGWTRNHAILGASEHCIAVHPSDMAVAMAALKARVRVLGPDGDRTIAFVDLHRLPGDTPERDTVLEHGELITAIDLPAQPIARRSAYRKVRDRASYAFALVSVAAALDVADGVVVDARIAFGGVAHAPWRAYRAEEALRGSAAAESSYRAAADAELADARPAEGLDGGNAFKIPLLRRTLTAVLRDLAREDR; encoded by the coding sequence ATGAAGCCGTTCGACTACCGCAGCCCGGCCGACGCGGCGGAGGCCGTGCGCAGCGTCGCCGGCGACCCGACCGCGGTGTTCCTCGGCGGCGGCACGAACCTGGTGGACCACCTCAAACTGGGCGTCGTCGAACCCGGACACGTCGTCGGGGTCGCCGATCTGCTGTCGGCCGAGATCGAGGAGCTCGGCGAGGGCGGCCTCAGGATCGGCGCGGGCGTCAGCAACAGCGAACTCGCGGCGGACCCGCGGGTCCGCGAGCGGTTCCCCATGCTGTCCCAGGCGCTGCTGTCAGGTGCGTCGGCACAGCTGCGCAACATGGCGACCGTCGGCGGCAACCCGCTGCAACGGACCCGCTGCGTCTACTTCCAAGACGTCACGACACCGTGCAACAAACGAGAACCGGGCTCAGGCTGCTCCGCGCTCGGCGGGTGGACCCGCAACCACGCCATCCTCGGCGCGTCCGAGCACTGCATCGCGGTCCACCCGTCCGACATGGCCGTGGCGATGGCCGCGCTGAAGGCGCGGGTGCGGGTGCTCGGTCCGGACGGCGATCGCACGATCGCCTTCGTCGACCTGCACCGGCTGCCCGGCGACACCCCGGAGCGCGACACGGTGCTCGAGCACGGTGAGCTGATCACCGCCATCGACCTGCCCGCGCAGCCGATCGCCCGCCGATCGGCGTACCGCAAGGTCCGCGACCGTGCCTCGTACGCGTTCGCTCTGGTCAGCGTGGCGGCGGCACTCGATGTCGCGGACGGCGTCGTAGTGGACGCGCGTATCGCGTTCGGCGGTGTGGCGCATGCGCCGTGGCGCGCGTACCGGGCGGAGGAGGCGCTGCGGGGTTCGGCCGCAGCGGAGAGCAGCTACCGGGCCGCCGCGGACGCCGAACTCGCCGACGCCCGGCCGGCCGAGGGGTTGGACGGCGGCAACGCGTTCAAGATCCCGCTGCTGCGCCGCACCCTGACCGCCGTCCTGCGTGACCTGGCCCGAGAGGACCGCTGA
- a CDS encoding xanthine dehydrogenase family protein molybdopterin-binding subunit, whose translation MTFLSETDAIGRDLPRRDGSAKVMGTATYAYETPLDDAVYLHLIQATIARGRVTEWDTAAAEALDGVVAVLTPRNAERLASTEDRELAVLQDEEIHFRGQVIAAVVADSSEVARQAAAVVRVGYAQVAHDAELRADDDNLYAPEKVNAGFPTDTAEGDVEAAMAAAEVTVEETYTTAMYHNNPMEPHATAALWDPAGEGFLTLWDSTQGVHPTRSKVASVFGLDKAQIRVVCPYVGGGFGSKGQPHVNVVLAALAARAVPGRPVRLALTRQQMFSLVGYRTPTIQRCRLGADRGGTLSAVAIDVVEQTSRIKEFAEQTGVPARMMYASPNRRTTHRLAALDVPVPSWMRAPGECPGMFGPEVAMDELAERLGMDPVDLRIRNEPDVEPGSGKPFSSRDLVGCLREGAARFGWSTRDPRPGVRRQGDWLVGTGVAASTYPVSRMSESTATIRREGDRYITEIGAADLGTGTWTTLPQIAADALGVPVAHVDVRIGDTDYPMASVAGGSSGMTTWGSAVVEAARAFREKYGTEPPDGAEASGSVGPPDDRYAMHAFGAQFAEAHVHADTGEVRVRHLLGVFAAGRIINPRTARSQFIGGMTMGLSMALHESSVLDPRTGHVVNHDFAEYHITANADVAKIEAHWLPEHDTHVNAMGSKGIGEIGIVGTAAAVSNAVWHACGVRVRDLPITLDKVLYALEERPEA comes from the coding sequence ATGACGTTCTTGAGCGAGACGGACGCTATCGGCCGGGATCTACCCCGCCGGGACGGGTCCGCCAAGGTCATGGGCACCGCCACCTACGCCTACGAAACGCCGCTGGACGACGCTGTCTACCTGCACCTCATCCAGGCCACGATCGCCCGGGGACGCGTCACGGAGTGGGACACCGCCGCCGCCGAAGCGCTCGACGGCGTGGTGGCGGTGCTCACCCCGAGAAACGCGGAGCGCCTTGCCTCCACCGAAGACAGGGAACTGGCAGTTCTGCAGGACGAGGAAATCCACTTCAGAGGCCAGGTGATCGCCGCGGTCGTCGCCGACAGCTCCGAGGTGGCGCGGCAGGCCGCCGCTGTCGTCCGCGTCGGCTACGCACAGGTCGCGCACGATGCCGAACTGCGGGCCGACGACGACAACCTGTACGCGCCCGAGAAGGTGAACGCGGGCTTTCCCACCGACACCGCCGAGGGCGACGTCGAAGCCGCCATGGCGGCTGCGGAGGTGACTGTCGAGGAGACATACACGACCGCGATGTATCACAACAACCCGATGGAGCCGCACGCTACGGCGGCCCTGTGGGATCCGGCGGGCGAGGGGTTCCTCACTCTGTGGGATTCCACGCAGGGCGTCCATCCGACGCGTTCCAAGGTGGCGTCGGTGTTCGGGCTCGACAAGGCGCAGATCAGGGTCGTGTGTCCCTATGTCGGGGGCGGGTTCGGGTCCAAGGGGCAGCCGCACGTCAATGTGGTGCTCGCCGCCCTTGCCGCACGCGCGGTCCCCGGCCGGCCGGTGCGGCTGGCCTTGACCCGTCAGCAGATGTTCTCCCTGGTCGGTTACCGCACCCCGACCATCCAGCGATGCAGACTCGGCGCGGACCGCGGCGGCACGCTCAGCGCCGTCGCGATCGACGTCGTCGAACAGACGTCACGGATCAAGGAGTTCGCCGAGCAGACCGGCGTGCCCGCCCGGATGATGTACGCCTCGCCGAACCGGCGGACCACCCACCGGCTGGCCGCTCTCGACGTCCCGGTGCCGTCCTGGATGCGCGCCCCCGGCGAGTGCCCCGGCATGTTCGGTCCCGAGGTGGCGATGGACGAGTTGGCCGAGCGCCTCGGCATGGACCCGGTCGACCTGCGGATCCGTAACGAGCCCGACGTCGAGCCCGGCTCGGGCAAGCCGTTCTCCAGCCGCGATCTGGTCGGGTGTCTGCGCGAGGGCGCGGCGCGGTTCGGCTGGTCGACGCGCGACCCGCGGCCCGGTGTGCGCCGCCAAGGCGACTGGCTCGTCGGTACCGGCGTCGCGGCCTCCACCTACCCGGTCAGCCGCATGTCCGAATCGACGGCCACCATCCGCCGCGAAGGCGACCGCTACATCACCGAGATCGGCGCGGCCGACCTCGGCACCGGTACCTGGACCACGCTGCCGCAGATCGCCGCCGACGCCCTCGGCGTGCCGGTGGCCCACGTGGACGTGCGGATCGGCGACACCGACTACCCGATGGCGTCGGTGGCAGGAGGATCCTCGGGCATGACGACGTGGGGCTCGGCCGTCGTCGAGGCCGCGCGCGCCTTCCGGGAGAAGTACGGGACCGAGCCGCCCGACGGAGCCGAGGCGTCCGGCAGCGTCGGCCCGCCGGACGACCGCTACGCGATGCACGCCTTCGGGGCGCAGTTCGCCGAGGCGCACGTCCACGCGGACACCGGCGAGGTACGGGTGCGGCACCTGCTGGGAGTGTTCGCTGCGGGCCGGATCATCAACCCGCGCACGGCGCGATCGCAGTTCATCGGCGGGATGACGATGGGACTGTCCATGGCGCTGCACGAAAGCAGCGTGCTCGACCCCCGTACGGGCCACGTCGTGAACCACGACTTCGCCGAGTACCACATCACCGCCAACGCCGATGTCGCCAAGATCGAGGCGCACTGGCTCCCCGAGCACGACACCCACGTCAACGCCATGGGCTCCAAGGGCATCGGGGAGATCGGCATCGTCGGTACAGCCGCCGCCGTGTCGAACGCGGTGTGGCACGCCTGCGGTGTGCGAGTACGGGACCTGCCGATCACGCTCGACAAGGTGCTGTACGCGCTGGAGGAGCGGCCCGAGGCGTGA